Proteins from a single region of Butyrivibrio fibrisolvens:
- a CDS encoding nucleoside hydrolase codes for MFDIPDYKKIRVIVDTDAACEADDPFAIVHALLSPKLIVKGFCAEHFAVCDSMEKSFDEIRTILEAMDLDVPAYHGQKGPLSQDSEVSEAAKFIIDEAMKEDEKPLFVLCQGAITNVAMAIKTEPKILSRMTIIWIGTHGTNYGPVPFREFNAGNDVEAANLVLEEETDLWLVPSYVYTTINIGIAEIERRIAPCGKIGEHLFTNLVNYNNSEGAGWTQGESWSLGDSPAIALAINPGCGRFEIASAPHIEDDTSSKECPDNRKIRIYKDVDSRYILEDFIAKLELFTK; via the coding sequence ATGTTTGATATACCTGATTACAAGAAAATAAGAGTGATAGTTGACACTGATGCAGCATGTGAAGCGGACGATCCATTTGCGATAGTCCATGCGCTGCTTAGCCCCAAGCTTATCGTTAAGGGATTCTGCGCTGAGCACTTTGCTGTTTGTGATTCGATGGAAAAGAGCTTTGATGAGATAAGGACTATTTTAGAAGCGATGGATCTGGATGTTCCTGCTTACCACGGACAAAAGGGGCCATTGTCGCAGGATAGTGAGGTTTCAGAAGCTGCTAAGTTCATAATAGATGAAGCAATGAAGGAAGATGAAAAGCCTTTATTTGTCCTTTGTCAGGGGGCTATTACAAATGTTGCAATGGCGATAAAGACTGAGCCTAAGATACTTAGCCGCATGACTATCATATGGATAGGTACACATGGAACTAATTATGGTCCTGTTCCATTTAGAGAGTTCAATGCAGGTAATGACGTTGAGGCAGCTAATCTCGTACTTGAAGAAGAGACAGATCTTTGGCTTGTGCCTTCTTATGTGTACACAACTATTAACATCGGAATTGCAGAGATAGAGCGAAGGATAGCTCCTTGTGGAAAGATAGGAGAACATCTTTTTACCAATCTTGTGAATTACAATAATTCAGAAGGAGCAGGATGGACTCAGGGTGAAAGCTGGTCTCTTGGAGATTCACCGGCTATTGCTCTTGCCATCAATCCCGGATGCGGAAGGTTTGAGATTGCCAGTGCACCGCATATTGAAGATGATACCTCTTCTAAGGAGTGCCCTGATAATCGGAAGATTAGGATTTATAAGGATGTTGATTCCAGATATATACTGGAAGATTTTATTGCTAAGTTGGAGCTTTTTACAAAATAA
- a CDS encoding GNAT family N-acetyltransferase — MITIKESTTEDIKNIQELWADGDVMKYIGFPDGLHETEESIQEWLDRFRTSKPKENHYSIFEDGKYCGETQYRIDEDHHSASLDIKLLKFARGRGIATKAISHAIEEAFKNGAEVVWVDPHPDNDKAISLYQRLGFIAKEMPEHVIALGEAPHVYRYMERCKE, encoded by the coding sequence ATGATCACAATTAAGGAATCGACAACAGAAGATATAAAAAATATACAGGAGCTCTGGGCTGATGGAGATGTTATGAAATACATTGGATTTCCAGATGGGTTACATGAAACAGAAGAATCCATTCAGGAGTGGCTCGATAGATTTCGCACATCGAAGCCTAAGGAGAATCATTATTCTATTTTTGAAGATGGAAAGTATTGTGGTGAAACGCAGTATAGAATTGACGAGGATCATCACAGCGCTTCTCTTGATATTAAATTGCTAAAATTTGCAAGAGGACGCGGAATTGCAACGAAGGCCATATCACATGCAATCGAAGAAGCCTTTAAAAATGGTGCAGAAGTAGTGTGGGTTGATCCACACCCGGACAATGATAAGGCTATTTCCTTATACCAGAGACTTGGTTTTATAGCGAAAGAAATGCCGGAACATGTCATTGCTTTAGGCGAAGCCCCTCATGTGTATAGGTATATGGAACGTTGTAAAGAGTAG
- a CDS encoding NAD(P)-dependent alcohol dehydrogenase — MKGFAMLKIGEVGWIEKERPACGPLDAICKPLAIAICTSDVHTVWEGAVGDRHNMILGHEGCAEVVEVGSLVKDFKPGDKVLVPAITPDWNSLEAQSGYSMHSGGMLAGWKFSNFKDGLDSEYFHVNDADGNLAHMPEGMSLEDACMLSDMVPTGFHGVELADIQFGDTVLVIGIGPVGLMSVAGAHMRGASRILAVGTRPKCVEIAKKYGADEFISYKNGSIEDQVMALTDGKGVDRVVIAGGTVETFESAVKSLKPGGKIGNVNYLGSGDYITIPRVEWGVGMGHKQINGGLMPGGRLRMEKLGSLVSSGKLDVSMLSTHVFHGWEHIPEALQLMKDKPADLIKPVVILDNTP; from the coding sequence ATGAAAGGTTTTGCAATGCTCAAAATCGGCGAAGTAGGCTGGATTGAAAAAGAACGTCCTGCATGTGGACCTCTTGATGCCATCTGTAAGCCTCTTGCTATCGCCATCTGTACTTCCGATGTACACACAGTATGGGAAGGTGCTGTAGGTGATCGCCACAACATGATCCTTGGACATGAAGGATGTGCAGAAGTTGTAGAAGTTGGTTCTCTGGTTAAGGATTTCAAACCTGGTGATAAGGTTCTTGTTCCTGCTATTACTCCTGACTGGAATTCCCTCGAGGCTCAGAGCGGATATTCAATGCATTCAGGTGGAATGCTTGCAGGCTGGAAGTTCTCTAACTTCAAAGATGGTCTTGATTCTGAATACTTCCATGTTAACGATGCAGATGGTAACCTTGCTCACATGCCCGAAGGAATGAGTCTTGAAGATGCTTGTATGCTTTCTGATATGGTTCCTACAGGATTCCACGGCGTAGAGCTTGCTGATATCCAGTTCGGTGATACGGTTCTTGTTATCGGTATCGGACCTGTTGGTCTTATGTCAGTTGCAGGTGCACACATGCGTGGTGCATCCCGTATCCTTGCAGTTGGAACACGTCCTAAGTGCGTAGAGATTGCTAAGAAATACGGCGCAGATGAATTCATCAGCTACAAGAACGGCTCTATCGAAGATCAGGTAATGGCTCTTACTGATGGTAAGGGTGTTGACCGCGTTGTTATCGCTGGTGGTACAGTTGAAACCTTCGAGTCAGCTGTTAAGTCTCTTAAACCAGGCGGAAAGATCGGTAACGTTAACTACCTTGGAAGCGGCGATTACATTACAATTCCTCGTGTTGAATGGGGTGTTGGAATGGGTCACAAGCAGATAAACGGTGGTCTGATGCCGGGCGGACGTCTTCGTATGGAGAAGCTTGGTTCACTCGTATCTTCAGGCAAGCTCGATGTAAGCATGCTTTCTACACATGTATTCCACGGTTGGGAGCATATTCCGGAAGCACTTCAGCTTATGAAGGACAAGCCTGCTGATCTCATCAAGCCAGTTGTTATTCTTGATAATACCCCATAA
- a CDS encoding GNAT family N-acetyltransferase, whose translation MYEVVIVSQENDFLAGFACVQLKKLFCYDEYMPELTEVYVRPEYRKQGIASAMIAYA comes from the coding sequence ATGTACGAAGTAGTTATTGTTTCGCAAGAAAATGATTTTTTGGCTGGATTTGCATGCGTTCAGTTAAAAAAATTATTTTGTTATGATGAGTATATGCCGGAATTAACGGAAGTCTATGTCAGGCCTGAGTATAGAAAGCAGGGAATAGCAAGTGCGATGATTGCTTATGCGTAG
- a CDS encoding RNA 2'-phosphotransferase codes for MSNNEISKFIALILRHKPESIGISLDEHGWAGVDELIAGINKTTPFDMETLEEIVRTDNKQRYSFNDDRTLIRANQGHSIPVDVELEERIPPEILFHGTGEKYVQSIDKEGLIPKSRLYVHLSVDIDTATKVGQRHGKPVIYKVNALKMHEDGFKFYISKNGVWLTKSVPIQYLEHINKAEVPFNK; via the coding sequence ATGAGTAACAATGAGATTAGTAAGTTTATAGCCCTTATTCTTCGACATAAACCAGAGTCAATAGGAATATCTTTAGATGAACACGGCTGGGCAGGTGTTGATGAATTGATTGCAGGCATAAATAAAACAACTCCGTTTGATATGGAGACTCTTGAGGAAATTGTCAGAACAGACAATAAGCAAAGGTATTCTTTTAACGATGATAGAACGCTTATCAGAGCAAATCAGGGGCATTCCATTCCGGTGGATGTAGAATTGGAAGAACGTATCCCACCAGAAATTTTGTTCCATGGAACCGGGGAAAAATATGTTCAATCAATTGATAAAGAAGGCTTGATTCCGAAGAGCAGGTTGTATGTGCATTTATCTGTGGATATAGATACCGCGACTAAAGTAGGACAGAGACATGGAAAGCCGGTCATATACAAAGTAAACGCATTGAAAATGCATGAAGACGGATTCAAATTTTATATTTCTAAGAACGGAGTCTGGTTAACCAAAAGTGTACCAATCCAGTATTTAGAACACATAAATAAAGCAGAGGTACCTTTTAATAAATAG
- a CDS encoding GTP-binding protein, with protein MNILLVSGFLGAGKTTFIKELIKRTGTNPVILENEYGDNSIDAQELQNTSSGKNKLEILEFMEGCVCCTMKDSFVNSVLTVFSSLSPEYLIIEPTGVGRLSNIIKNIEPLLHDNITLLKPIVVVTPRSYRQNIAEWEELYKDQIINADTVVFSKGENESPDVLSETESAIRAINPNADIIKDHYSGQDDEWWRSILALPAPDTNAIETDTDSRNISQLTLDNVRLSNLSELITLLEDCLHGELGHIVRAKGTLTVGNENIRFDLADRMYSITDSSLDKSQCVFIGELLDTTKIRSRMGCLLNPKPVSLTRAYVNRLVESPAS; from the coding sequence ATGAACATTCTTTTAGTATCCGGATTTTTAGGTGCCGGCAAAACTACTTTTATAAAAGAGCTTATAAAAAGAACAGGTACCAACCCTGTAATCCTTGAAAATGAATACGGTGACAACAGCATCGATGCTCAGGAGCTTCAAAATACAAGTTCCGGCAAGAACAAACTTGAAATCCTCGAATTCATGGAAGGCTGCGTGTGCTGTACTATGAAGGACAGCTTCGTTAATTCTGTCCTTACTGTCTTTTCCAGCCTTTCACCTGAATATCTTATTATAGAACCCACAGGAGTAGGACGCCTCAGTAACATCATCAAAAATATAGAGCCCCTGCTTCATGATAATATCACCCTGCTTAAACCCATCGTCGTCGTTACGCCTCGCAGCTACAGGCAGAACATTGCTGAATGGGAAGAACTCTACAAGGATCAGATCATCAATGCAGATACTGTGGTTTTTTCTAAAGGAGAAAACGAATCACCTGATGTTCTAAGCGAAACTGAGTCTGCCATAAGAGCCATCAATCCAAATGCTGATATCATCAAAGACCATTACAGCGGTCAGGATGATGAGTGGTGGAGATCTATTCTGGCGCTTCCTGCACCAGATACTAATGCTATAGAAACTGATACTGATTCAAGAAACATATCGCAGCTAACACTGGATAACGTAAGACTTTCTAATCTCTCCGAACTTATAACTCTGTTAGAAGACTGCCTTCACGGCGAACTTGGACATATTGTGAGAGCAAAAGGCACACTTACAGTCGGAAACGAAAATATACGTTTTGACCTTGCTGACAGGATGTATTCGATCACAGACTCTTCTCTGGATAAGAGCCAGTGCGTTTTCATCGGAGAACTATTGGATACTACCAAGATCCGCAGCCGGATGGGATGTCTATTAAATCCCAAACCTGTCTCTCTGACCAGAGCTTATGTAAACCGCCTTGTTGAATCTCCTGCAAGCTAA
- a CDS encoding helix-turn-helix transcriptional regulator produces MDQQKIGSFLKELRKGKNLTQEQLAEHFGVSSRTVSRWENGNNMPDIDLLIEISDYYEVDLREILNGERKSEDMNKEMKDTVIQAVDYTNTENERCNKRIRICNAIGMLLLVAYMLLSDTAIYMENEVVRNICSVMQGMAVGMLFAGLLLSSRYGSKIRAFKKRMLSKGFKS; encoded by the coding sequence ATGGATCAGCAAAAGATCGGGAGCTTTTTAAAAGAGCTTCGCAAGGGAAAAAATCTTACCCAGGAACAGCTTGCAGAACATTTTGGAGTCTCAAGCAGAACAGTTTCTCGATGGGAAAACGGAAATAATATGCCGGACATAGATCTTCTGATAGAAATCTCCGACTATTACGAAGTTGATCTGAGAGAGATTCTCAATGGAGAAAGGAAAAGCGAGGATATGAATAAAGAAATGAAAGATACAGTAATACAGGCAGTAGATTACACCAATACAGAGAATGAAAGATGCAATAAAAGAATACGTATTTGTAATGCGATTGGCATGCTGCTTTTGGTAGCATATATGCTGCTTTCAGATACTGCAATTTATATGGAAAATGAAGTGGTTAGAAATATATGTTCTGTTATGCAGGGGATGGCGGTAGGCATGTTGTTTGCAGGGCTTCTGCTATCCAGCCGCTATGGATCAAAAATCAGAGCATTTAAGAAAAGAATGCTGAGTAAAGGATTTAAATCATAA
- the glmS gene encoding glutamine--fructose-6-phosphate transaminase (isomerizing): MCGIIGFTGHKPAQDILLDGLQRLEYRGYDSAGIAFFKDNGNHISIRKTAGKVNDLRAICDDENNSVTGIGHTRWATHGGVTNANAHPHKFGDVTLLHNGIIENYHELIKKYDLKGKLKSDTDTEVAAAVISLNYSGDPKAAIRAAVKELKGSFAFCIMFKGHPGEVYAVRNVSPLVAAHTDGEGSFIASDLTAFIEFSNSYFVVPEYHILTLKDEGITLEDLEGKTVEPEYLTVDWDVSTAQKDGYPHYMIKEIHEQPRALADTINPRVKDLLPNFEDDNIPDSLFEGVHDITVIACGTAMYAGNVGRTLIQNKFGIPVTVAIASEFRYERPTIDENTLVIVVSQSGETIDTLEALRLAKKYTQRTLAIVNVKGSTIARESGHVLYTHAGPEIAVASTKAYSVQVAAMYLVGCKLGLVTGKASESEIREFISGLKNVPSMIEEVLKLEEKISVQANRMVNAEDAFFIGRGLDYTLSMEGALKLKEISYIHAEAYAAGELKHGTISLITEGTPVIAIATQQSVYSKVVSNIREVKARGAYVILISKDKEITDNTVCDVHVSIPEVIDELSVFESVVVLQILAYYTSVGKGNDPDQPRNLAKSVTVE, translated from the coding sequence ATGGAAATCATATATCCATAAGAAAGACTGCAGGTAAGGTTAACGACCTTAGAGCTATCTGCGATGATGAGAATAACTCAGTTACAGGTATCGGTCATACAAGATGGGCTACTCACGGCGGCGTAACTAATGCCAATGCTCATCCTCATAAGTTTGGTGATGTTACTCTTCTCCATAACGGAATCATTGAGAACTATCACGAGCTTATCAAGAAGTATGATCTTAAAGGAAAGCTTAAATCCGATACAGATACTGAGGTTGCGGCAGCAGTTATCAGCCTGAACTATTCAGGTGATCCTAAGGCAGCTATAAGAGCAGCAGTTAAAGAGCTCAAAGGTTCTTTTGCCTTCTGTATCATGTTCAAGGGTCATCCGGGTGAAGTATACGCAGTTCGTAATGTAAGCCCGCTTGTTGCAGCTCACACTGATGGCGAAGGTTCTTTTATCGCATCTGACCTTACAGCATTCATCGAGTTCTCAAACAGCTATTTTGTTGTTCCTGAGTATCATATCCTTACACTTAAGGATGAGGGTATTACTCTAGAGGACCTTGAAGGTAAGACAGTAGAGCCTGAGTATCTTACAGTTGACTGGGATGTATCAACAGCTCAGAAGGACGGCTATCCTCATTACATGATCAAAGAGATCCATGAGCAGCCAAGAGCACTTGCAGATACTATCAATCCTCGTGTGAAGGATCTTCTTCCTAACTTTGAGGATGACAATATTCCGGATTCTCTGTTTGAGGGCGTTCACGATATCACAGTTATCGCCTGCGGAACAGCTATGTATGCAGGTAATGTAGGACGTACACTTATCCAGAATAAGTTTGGAATACCTGTAACAGTTGCTATCGCATCTGAGTTCAGATATGAAAGACCTACTATTGACGAGAACACACTCGTGATCGTTGTATCACAGTCAGGTGAGACAATCGATACACTTGAAGCTCTTCGTCTTGCTAAGAAGTATACACAGAGAACACTTGCTATTGTTAACGTTAAGGGTTCAACAATTGCACGTGAGAGTGGACATGTTCTTTATACACATGCAGGTCCTGAAATTGCAGTTGCATCAACTAAGGCATATTCAGTTCAGGTTGCTGCTATGTACCTTGTAGGATGCAAGCTTGGCCTTGTAACAGGTAAGGCTTCTGAGTCTGAGATCAGAGAATTCATCTCAGGTCTTAAGAACGTTCCTTCAATGATCGAAGAAGTTCTTAAGCTTGAAGAGAAGATTTCAGTTCAGGCTAACCGTATGGTTAATGCAGAAGATGCTTTCTTCATCGGAAGAGGTCTTGACTATACTCTTTCTATGGAAGGTGCTCTTAAGCTCAAAGAGATCAGCTATATTCACGCTGAAGCTTATGCTGCAGGTGAACTTAAACATGGTACAATCTCTCTTATCACAGAAGGAACTCCTGTAATAGCTATTGCTACACAGCAGTCTGTTTACAGCAAAGTTGTTTCTAATATCAGAGAGGTTAAGGCAAGAGGAGCTTATGTAATCCTCATCAGTAAGGATAAGGAGATCACAGATAATACTGTTTGTGATGTTCATGTCAGCATACCTGAGGTAATAGATGAGCTTTCTGTATTTGAATCAGTTGTAGTACTCCAGATTCTTGCTTATTACACATCAGTTGGAAAGGGTAACGATCCGGATCAGCCTAGAAACCTTGCTAAGTCAGTTACAGTTGAATAA
- a CDS encoding EAL domain-containing protein produces the protein MNRVYLQLILVEGIVMIMDMISSMADERYADFTVGQLYFLNDLYFITFFIRSYLFYVLTSYILKAHHFFQNKLQLLSIIPVVIALVITVSSRFTNLIYAITEEGYRAGPLYDYVVYSCIGFYVCISLVMVIIKRKKLLNKTVFAGAIGYNMTLALGIVLRKTFPTLLLLDTFCLIALIIIYLSFTNPDFFYNLKYSAFNTNALRYYVDEIRSYKDHRYIAFGIHNYTEMRGVYGGVEMDKALNLIGQYLRNTFKDLISFYHREGRFILVGAGDIDSARIINDINSRFKEPWILKETEMYLELDFVQTAKEMTIESPEKRLDAVLAVLRDKAKPVPGAVYYVQDSEIEQNEREMYIRKTLKWVIENELTEVYLQPIVRADTRKIVGAEALARIKDKDGNRIMPGEFIPVAEQNGAINQMGEQVLKKTCKYIIDNDIEKMGITWINVNLSPMQFMNYGLAEKYNSIVEESGIDVGLIHLEITEEAMVDQMVLFRQIQIMKERGFKFVLDDYGKGYSNLDRLKQIPFINVKIDMAIVRDYCSNPDSLLPNMVQTFKNMGFTITAEGIETKEMADEMQRIGCDYLQGYLFSAPVPVDEFKGKCAELANTK, from the coding sequence ATGAATAGAGTATATCTTCAGCTTATCCTGGTTGAGGGTATAGTTATGATTATGGATATGATATCCAGTATGGCAGATGAAAGATATGCTGATTTCACAGTAGGGCAATTATATTTTCTAAATGATCTGTATTTTATAACCTTTTTTATCAGGTCATATCTTTTCTACGTACTGACATCATACATCTTAAAGGCACATCATTTTTTCCAAAATAAGCTGCAATTGTTGAGTATTATTCCTGTGGTTATTGCACTAGTAATAACTGTTTCGAGCAGGTTTACAAATCTTATTTATGCTATTACAGAAGAGGGATACAGAGCGGGACCTTTATATGACTATGTCGTTTATTCGTGTATTGGCTTTTATGTCTGCATTTCACTTGTTATGGTTATCATAAAAAGAAAAAAACTATTGAATAAGACTGTTTTTGCAGGTGCTATTGGCTATAACATGACACTTGCACTTGGAATAGTTTTAAGAAAAACGTTCCCGACTCTTCTTTTACTGGACACATTTTGCCTTATAGCTCTTATTATTATCTATTTATCCTTTACTAATCCGGATTTCTTCTACAACCTCAAGTATAGTGCATTTAATACTAATGCCCTTAGGTACTATGTTGATGAGATAAGGTCATACAAGGACCACCGTTATATCGCATTTGGAATCCATAATTACACGGAGATGCGAGGCGTGTACGGGGGAGTTGAGATGGATAAAGCTCTTAATCTTATAGGGCAGTATCTTAGAAATACATTCAAAGACCTGATTTCCTTCTATCACAGAGAGGGACGATTTATTCTTGTAGGGGCGGGAGATATTGATAGTGCCAGGATCATTAATGATATCAACAGTAGATTTAAAGAACCTTGGATTCTTAAAGAAACTGAGATGTATTTAGAACTGGATTTTGTTCAGACAGCTAAAGAGATGACAATTGAGTCTCCGGAAAAGAGACTTGATGCGGTCCTTGCAGTATTAAGGGACAAGGCTAAACCTGTGCCGGGAGCAGTATATTATGTTCAGGATTCTGAGATAGAGCAAAATGAACGGGAGATGTATATAAGAAAGACACTTAAATGGGTTATAGAAAATGAACTTACTGAAGTTTATCTTCAGCCAATCGTAAGAGCAGATACACGTAAGATAGTTGGAGCAGAGGCTCTTGCCAGGATCAAAGACAAAGATGGCAATAGGATAATGCCCGGAGAATTTATCCCTGTTGCTGAGCAGAATGGTGCCATAAACCAGATGGGAGAGCAGGTTCTTAAGAAAACCTGTAAGTATATTATTGATAATGATATCGAAAAAATGGGCATCACATGGATCAATGTAAACCTGTCTCCAATGCAGTTTATGAACTATGGTCTTGCAGAGAAATATAATTCGATCGTGGAAGAAAGCGGAATAGATGTAGGGCTCATCCACCTTGAAATAACAGAAGAAGCAATGGTAGACCAGATGGTATTGTTCCGTCAGATTCAGATCATGAAAGAACGCGGATTTAAGTTTGTTCTTGATGATTATGGAAAAGGATATTCAAATCTTGACAGGCTGAAACAGATACCATTTATAAATGTCAAAATAGATATGGCTATCGTAAGGGATTATTGCAGCAATCCTGACAGTCTTCTTCCTAATATGGTTCAGACATTTAAAAATATGGGATTTACGATTACTGCCGAAGGAATTGAAACTAAGGAAATGGCTGATGAGATGCAAAGGATCGGGTGCGACTATCTGCAGGGATACCTGTTTTCAGCTCCTGTGCCTGTAGATGAGTTTAAAGGAAAGTGTGCAGAGCTGGCTAATACTAAGTGA